A single genomic interval of Alteromonas sp. BL110 harbors:
- the gspD gene encoding type II secretion system secretin GspD translates to MKRRTSHKLLSRLGTAMCTALLCFSVTAAEYMPNFKDTDINEFINIVGKNLERTIIVDPNVRGKISVRSYDMLNEDQYYQFFLNVLQVYDFAVVEMPSGILKVVRSKDAKTSNIPVVEGAQQDGDEFITRVVPVYNVPVRELAPILRQLNDQAGGGNVVSHDPSNVMMLTGRAAVVNRLVEIIERVDRAGDEEVEIVKLRYASASEMVRIIESINKSQGKANTGAKSEPRVVADDRTNSVIVSGDVKARQRLINLIQRMDQELESNGNTRVLFLNYAKAEDLVKVLQGVSASIQAEEQGSGTTSRRASSNREISIDAHEDSNAIVITAEPDMMRSLEEVVRQLDIRRAQVQVEAIIVEVFEGDGNTFGVQWVSEQGGGTQFSNGVVPVGSLAVALKQAEDDTDTEAYVTDDGEVVTVTTTDEGDYTSLASLLGGANGLIAGIIENGWGAVVQAVSTDTNSNILATPHLTTMDNEEAFFIVGQEVPIITGTTTGSNNSNPFQTVDRQEVGIKLKVTPQINEGDAVQLLIEQEVSSVSGATSVDISINKREIKTTVIVDDGGTIVLGGLIDEDVQESVSKVPLLGDIPILGHLFKSTSTTKRKRNLMVFLKPTIVRDGATMNAISHRKYNYMRALQLKRQQEGITLMPSAETPTMPNWDDELSLPPSFEEYLTEKEKQKEGNE, encoded by the coding sequence ATGAAAAGGCGCACTAGCCACAAATTATTATCTCGCTTAGGCACAGCTATGTGTACGGCGCTTCTGTGTTTCTCGGTGACAGCCGCTGAATACATGCCTAATTTCAAAGATACTGACATTAATGAATTCATCAATATTGTTGGCAAAAACCTTGAGCGAACCATTATTGTCGACCCTAACGTACGCGGCAAAATTAGCGTACGCAGTTATGACATGCTTAATGAAGATCAATACTATCAATTTTTCCTAAATGTACTGCAAGTTTACGACTTCGCGGTAGTTGAAATGCCTAGCGGTATTTTAAAAGTTGTACGTTCAAAAGACGCAAAAACCTCTAATATTCCAGTAGTGGAAGGGGCGCAACAAGACGGCGATGAGTTTATTACCCGCGTTGTACCGGTCTATAACGTGCCAGTACGTGAGCTTGCTCCCATTTTGCGACAGCTTAACGATCAAGCAGGTGGTGGTAACGTGGTAAGTCACGACCCATCAAACGTTATGATGTTGACAGGCCGCGCCGCGGTGGTGAATCGTCTTGTGGAAATCATTGAACGGGTAGACCGCGCAGGCGATGAAGAAGTGGAAATCGTAAAGCTTCGCTACGCGTCAGCATCTGAAATGGTGCGAATTATCGAAAGCATCAATAAGTCGCAAGGCAAAGCGAATACCGGCGCAAAGTCAGAGCCTCGCGTGGTAGCTGACGATAGAACTAACTCGGTTATCGTAAGTGGCGATGTTAAAGCGCGTCAGCGTCTTATTAACCTTATTCAGCGTATGGACCAAGAGCTTGAGTCTAACGGCAACACTCGCGTATTGTTCCTTAACTACGCAAAAGCAGAAGATCTAGTTAAGGTACTTCAAGGCGTATCGGCCAGCATTCAAGCAGAAGAGCAAGGCAGCGGCACCACCTCACGCCGAGCAAGTTCGAACCGCGAAATCAGCATTGACGCACATGAAGACTCTAACGCCATCGTAATCACCGCCGAACCGGACATGATGCGCTCGCTTGAGGAAGTGGTGCGACAGCTAGATATTCGCCGTGCGCAGGTACAAGTTGAAGCCATTATCGTTGAAGTGTTTGAAGGCGATGGCAACACATTTGGCGTACAGTGGGTTTCAGAACAAGGTGGCGGCACGCAATTTAGCAACGGTGTAGTTCCCGTAGGTTCATTAGCGGTAGCCCTTAAACAAGCAGAAGATGATACAGACACCGAAGCCTATGTTACCGATGACGGTGAAGTGGTAACCGTTACCACCACTGATGAGGGCGACTATACTTCACTAGCAAGCCTTTTAGGCGGAGCTAATGGATTAATTGCTGGTATTATCGAAAATGGCTGGGGTGCAGTTGTCCAAGCGGTAAGCACTGATACCAATTCCAATATCCTTGCCACACCTCACCTAACTACGATGGACAACGAAGAAGCCTTTTTCATTGTAGGTCAGGAAGTACCGATTATTACCGGTACCACTACGGGCTCGAATAACTCTAACCCGTTCCAAACGGTGGACCGTCAAGAAGTGGGTATTAAGCTAAAAGTAACGCCACAAATTAACGAAGGCGATGCCGTTCAGCTATTGATTGAACAAGAGGTGTCGAGCGTAAGCGGTGCAACTTCAGTAGATATTTCAATCAACAAACGTGAAATCAAGACCACAGTAATCGTTGATGATGGTGGCACTATTGTACTAGGTGGCTTGATTGATGAAGACGTACAAGAAAGTGTTTCGAAAGTTCCTTTGCTTGGTGATATTCCTATTTTAGGTCACTTGTTTAAAAGTACATCCACCACTAAACGTAAGCGCAACCTAATGGTGTTCTTAAAGCCGACTATTGTCCGTGATGGTGCGACTATGAACGCTATTAGCCACCGTAAGTATAACTATATGCGTGCGCTTCAGCTTAAACGTCAGCAGGAAGGTATTACGCTAATGCCAAGTGCGGAAACACCTACAATGCCGAACTGGGACGATGAATTGTCGCTTCCTCCTTCTTTTGAAGAATATCTGACAGAAAAAGAGAAGCAAAAAGAAGGCAATGAGTAG
- the gspC gene encoding type II secretion system protein GspC, translating to MTFNKPNSQSLVVYLSQHQKQLHTIVVVLLSLYLIAFAAKLVWRIIPEPQLSATPTVSRAPVISSSSGKSGVNIAKIQQLNLFGNAAAKPAEPVAEVTDAPETRLNLTLTGVVASSEQEAGTAIIENRGSQAVYGLGEKIEGTNATLQKVYNDRVIIKNGVRNETLMLDGIDYDEANRRRETQTRQRPASKQEEDRSQLSEEALEATAALRERPASFTDFISISPKTEEGQLIGYQVSPGKEPELFKSAGLQAGDVITQINGLDLTDLQQSQEALSELRNAQNIELTIIRDGSLTTLYLDLPEA from the coding sequence ATGACATTCAATAAACCCAATTCACAATCTCTGGTTGTTTATCTAAGCCAGCATCAAAAACAGCTACATACCATAGTAGTGGTTCTGCTTAGCCTGTACTTAATTGCGTTTGCTGCCAAACTCGTGTGGCGAATTATACCTGAACCTCAACTATCTGCGACACCCACAGTAAGCCGAGCTCCGGTTATTTCATCGTCATCAGGCAAAAGTGGGGTCAACATAGCGAAAATACAACAGCTGAATTTATTTGGTAATGCGGCAGCTAAACCCGCTGAACCCGTTGCTGAAGTAACCGATGCTCCTGAAACGCGTTTGAATCTAACTCTAACAGGTGTAGTAGCAAGTTCAGAACAAGAAGCTGGTACGGCGATTATTGAAAACCGTGGAAGCCAAGCGGTCTATGGTTTAGGCGAAAAAATTGAAGGCACCAATGCCACGCTGCAGAAAGTGTATAACGATCGCGTCATTATTAAAAACGGGGTAAGAAACGAAACCCTGATGCTAGATGGCATTGATTACGACGAAGCTAATCGTCGCCGTGAAACACAGACCCGACAACGCCCAGCATCAAAGCAGGAAGAAGATAGATCACAGTTAAGCGAAGAAGCATTAGAAGCAACCGCGGCACTTCGTGAGCGGCCTGCTAGCTTTACAGATTTTATTTCCATATCGCCGAAAACCGAGGAAGGCCAGCTTATTGGTTATCAAGTTAGTCCCGGGAAAGAGCCTGAGTTATTCAAATCGGCCGGACTTCAAGCTGGCGATGTCATTACACAAATAAATGGGTTAGACCTTACCGACTTGCAACAATCGCAAGAGGCACTGTCTGAGCTACGCAATGCACAAAATATAGAATTAACGATTATTCGAGATGGCAGTTTAACCACGCTCTACTTAGATTTACCCGAGGCGTAA